Proteins from a genomic interval of Streptomyces fodineus:
- a CDS encoding small hydrophobic protein, whose product MTGFGHGTRGYPRSRGRTWQRTGPDRATLGIIGTICAVAGFFALGIVLGPVAMFCGWQSMGRKWAGDRNIPALVALVLGAIDTLLAIIALAGAATWSHGLL is encoded by the coding sequence ATGACAGGCTTCGGGCACGGAACGCGCGGGTACCCCCGGTCACGTGGCCGGACGTGGCAACGGACCGGGCCGGACCGTGCGACGCTCGGCATCATCGGCACGATCTGTGCCGTGGCCGGCTTCTTCGCACTCGGCATCGTCCTCGGCCCGGTAGCGATGTTCTGTGGCTGGCAGTCCATGGGCCGCAAGTGGGCAGGCGACCGCAACATCCCGGCGCTGGTGGCGTTGGTCCTGGGCGCGATAGACACGTTGCTCGCCATCATCGCCCTGGCGGGCGCGGCCACGTGGAGCCACGGGCTCCTTTAG
- a CDS encoding potassium channel family protein, protein MNDRSARARWERHTQRPLLALAVAFGVAYAVPIVDNPASRSLAVACTATEWVVWAAFAVDYLMRLALTPRRRDFVRTHWIDLCAVVLPLLQPLRLLRMVSTLLLVGRRARMASQIRLTTYVAGSVIGLLMFGSLAVLSVERDSPKGNIRTLGDAVWWSFTTMTTVGYGDHAPTTGLGRMIAVGLMLSGIALLGVVTANIAAWFISRFEKDDVEERRQTQAIADLAEEVRLLRAEVARLTDERHKQRS, encoded by the coding sequence ATGAACGATCGGTCGGCGCGGGCGCGTTGGGAACGGCATACCCAGCGGCCGTTGCTGGCGCTGGCTGTGGCGTTCGGCGTCGCCTATGCCGTGCCGATCGTGGACAACCCCGCGAGCCGGTCCCTGGCGGTGGCCTGCACCGCCACGGAGTGGGTGGTGTGGGCCGCGTTCGCGGTGGACTACCTGATGAGGCTGGCGCTCACCCCGCGGCGCCGGGACTTCGTCCGCACGCACTGGATAGACCTGTGCGCGGTGGTGCTGCCGCTGCTGCAGCCACTGCGGTTGCTGCGCATGGTGTCGACGCTGCTGCTGGTGGGGCGGCGGGCGCGGATGGCCTCGCAGATCCGGCTCACGACGTATGTCGCCGGGTCGGTGATCGGGCTGCTGATGTTCGGGTCGCTGGCGGTGCTGTCCGTGGAGCGGGACTCGCCGAAGGGGAACATCCGGACGCTGGGTGACGCGGTGTGGTGGTCGTTCACGACGATGACGACCGTGGGGTACGGGGATCATGCGCCGACGACCGGGCTCGGGCGGATGATCGCGGTCGGGCTGATGCTGTCCGGGATCGCATTGCTCGGTGTCGTGACCGCGAACATCGCGGCGTGGTTCATCTCGCGGTTCGAGAAGGACGACGTGGAGGAGCGGCGGCAGACGCAGGCCATCGCCGATCTGGCCGAGGAGGTACGGCTGTTGCGGGCGGAGGTGGCTCGGCTGACGGACGAGCGTCACAAGCAGCGGAGCTGA